A single window of Salvia splendens isolate huo1 chromosome 6, SspV2, whole genome shotgun sequence DNA harbors:
- the LOC121808828 gene encoding uncharacterized mitochondrial protein AtMg00300-like: MVVSKGGKEVMEAGRRGSLYYLLAEVQVPMAQVNSVTSDVRLWHMRLGHPAEGSIKELVRKGVVQAQLDKQPLQCEECVLGKSKKLSFPKGKHLSTQPLDYAHSDLWGHAQVNSIGGGKSYMTIIDDFSRKI; this comes from the coding sequence ATGGTGGTTAGCAAAGGGGGAAAGGAGGTGATGGAGGCTGGGAGAAGAGGCAGCTTGTACTATCTACTGGCAGAAGTGCAGGTTCCTATGGCCCAAGTGAACTCAGTGACATCAGATGTGAGATTGTGGCACATGCGGTTAGGCCATCCTGCCGAGGGCAGTATAAAAGAGCTTGTGAGAAAGGGAGTTGTGCAGGCACAACTTGATAAGCAACCACTACAGTGTGAAGAGTGTGTGCTTGGAAAATCAAAGAAGCTATCCTTTCCAAAGGGGAAGCATCTATCCACTCAGCCATTAGACTATGCCCATAGTGACCTATGGGGGCATGCTCAAGTCAACTCCATAGGAGGTGGCAAATCCTACATGACCATAATTGATGACTTCTCAAGGAAGATCTAG
- the LOC121808829 gene encoding uncharacterized protein LOC121808829, whose amino-acid sequence MSNKETAKEATKGFAKLDKFADQDFRRWQKKMHFMLTGLKVVYVLSTPMLEAIDNETLEQMRRRMKWENDDYICRGHILNDMSDSLFDVYQNVESAKELWDSLEAKYMTEDASSKIFLDGNFINYKMVDSRPVMEQYNELLRILGQFSQYDMKMDEFISVSSIIDKLPPSWKDFKNNLKHKKEELNLVELGSDFQIEQSIRDMEKGSVGNGKTMVGSSVNMVEEGESSKAGKEKRSLFKETTLRLGIRSLN is encoded by the coding sequence ATGTCGAACAAGGAAACGGCAAAGGAAGCAACGAAAGGTTTTGCGAAGTTGGACAAGTTTGCTGACCAGGATTTCAGACGCTGGCAGAAGAAGATGCATTTCATGTTAACGGGTTTGAAGGTCGTGTATGTTCTGAGTACTCCCATGCTCGAGGCTATTGATAATGAAACTCTGGAACAGATGAGGAGGCGGATGAAGTGGGAGAACGACGACTACATATGTCGTGGTCACATCTTAAACGATATGTCTGATTCCCTTTTTGATGTATATCAAAACGTAGAGTCTGCTAAAGAGTTGTGGGATTCCCTCGAAGCCAAATATATGACAGAAGATGCCTCTAGCAAGATATTCCTTGATGGTAATTTTATTAACTATAAAATGGTTGATTCGAGGCCTGTCATGGAACAATACAACGAATTGTTAAGGATATTGGGACAGTTTTCCCAATATGATATGAAAATGGATGAATTCATTTCTGTCTCTAGCATTATCGATAAACTGCCACCCTCGTGGAAAGATTTTAAAAACAATCTGAAACATAAGAAGGAGGAGTTGAATTTGGTCGAACTTGGAAGTGACTTCCAAATCGAACAGTCCATACGTGATATGGAAAAGGGCTCTGTCGGTAATGGGAAAACAATGGTTGGTTCTTCTGTGAACATGGTGGAAGAGGGTGAATCCTCCAAGGCTGGGAAAGAGAAAAGATCGTTGTTCAAGGAAACTACATTAAGGCTGGGGATAAGAAGCCTAAACTGA